The Choloepus didactylus isolate mChoDid1 chromosome 24, mChoDid1.pri, whole genome shotgun sequence DNA window acacaCATATGTATCCATGTATAGTTTTATATGTACAtaagtatacacacatatatatagccATTACTTTGTAATATTGTACAGTTTGTTTTACatctctattttttgttgttactttGTGTCTGGCTAGTTTAATGTGTCTTATATAGATCAGAAGTAAATTTTGTAGATTAAGGCCACTGAATGACAATGATAGAACTGTCCCCAAAATTTAAACTGTGTTGTATTTAATATGTCTTTATATGTGTATTTAGTGTGGAATCTCACTGTGGTAGGGGGAATAATAATCCCATAAAggtgtcctaatccctggaatctaTGAATATGTCGTTACATGGCCAAGAGGAATGAAGTTTGCATATGGAATTAAGGTAACTAATCAGCTGATCTTGAAATAGAGTATCCTGGATTCTCCAGGTGGGCCTGATagaatcacaagggtccttaaaagtggaagagggaatcAGAAGAGCGAGTCAAGAGGAAGATGTGAAATAAGGAAGAGAGATGCCACcatgctggctttgaagatggaggaaggggccacaagacAGAGTGGCCTCTAGAggctagaaaaggaaaagaaacacatcTCCCCTCAAGCCTTcaggaaggaatgcagccctgctgacacctgggTGTCAGCCCAGCGAAACCATGTCAGACCTCTAACCTGCAGACCTGTAAGAGAACAGAATGTGttgtttaagctgctaagtttgtggtcaGGTTTTACGGCAGCAATAAAAACTTAATATActcaggatgaaaaaaaaaatttgtgtggGAAAATTCTCTAAATTCTTTTAGAGGGCATGGGAGGAAAGAAAAGTTTGAAGACTGTGGTCCAGACTACATAGGGGAAACAAACTAATCctttaatccttaaaaaaaaaaaagttgaaagaatttgagATTTACAAAAGAAGAGTTGCAAAGATAGAACAGAGAGAGTTCTCTATACCATTCACCCAGTTCCTttattgttaacatcttacataatcaTGGTATATTTATCCAAATCTAAAAATTTGAATTGCTACAACACtttaactaaactacagactatTTAGATTTTACCAGTTTTTTCCACTAATGGCCTTTTTCTATTCTAGGATGCAATTCAGGGTACCATATTGCATTTAGTCATGATGTCTACTGTGTTTCCTCCAGTCTTTGgcaatttctttgtctttccttgtctttcatgaccttgacactttcaAAGAGTATACTGATCGGGTGTCTTGTAGAATGCCCCTCAATtgattttgtctgatgttttcctgATTTTACTGCGGTTATGAATTGGGGGAAGAGTAGCACAGAGATGAAGTGCACATCTCATCACATCATAGCAGGGGTATATTATACCAACATGTCTTCTCACTAGTGATGTTATTTGTGATCATTTTGTTAAATATCTGCCAGATTTCTCCACTTTTTAGagttattctttttccttttccctacTCTATTCATTTGGAAGAATTACCAAGTCTAGCCCACATTCCAGGGGAGAGGAATTAAGCTCCAAAGTATTTTTGATATATGCTAAAACCATCACCACTGTACTTAATAAATCGTTTGGGGGAGATACTTTGAGGTTATGTAAATATCCTGATTTTCCTTAAAGTTTcacccactaattttagcattcaTCAGTGGACCTTGCCTGCAGTAATTATCACTGTGATGTCCTAATGGTgattgtgctgatttgaatgtatcacatcccccagaaaaagccataatctttgatgcaatcttgtggggcagacattttagtgctgattggattggaatcctttgagtgtttccatggagatgtgccccacccaactgtgagtgatgactcggattggataatttccatggagttattactctacccattcagggtgggtctcaatgaaatcactggagccatataaatgagctgacaaacagaaggaactcagtgcagctgagagtgacattttgaagaggagctacagccaagagggacactttgaagaacacacaggagatgagagaggagctgcagcttacagagacattttggagatggcttttgaaagaagacttttgctctggagaagctaagagaggacaaacacccgaagagcaactaagagtgatatttttgagtaattgcagcctagagaggaacatcctgggagaaagccattttgaaaccagaaatctggagcagacgccagccacatgccttcccagctaacagaggttttccggatgccgttggccatcgtccagtgaaggtacctgattgttgatgcattactttggacactttatggccttaagactgtaactgtgtaaccaaataaacccccttttataaaagccaatccatttctggtgttttgcattccggcagcattggcaaactagaacagtgattttctatttccttcattctttctgcaTTTATTATTTGGAACTCTTCTGTAAGGAAGATCTGTCCCATCTCcaccatttattaatttatttagctCATTTACTTATATTAGCATGTACTCTTGGATTGGATCACAATCCAATACTACcattatttattgttttgcttaaattgttccagctttgaccATTGGGAACTCTTTCAGATTGGCCCCTGTTCTTTTGACACGTTtccatttcctccttccttccttccttccttccttcatcttttCCTTCCCCACCTTCCTCCCCCCCCCTTGTCTTCTCCCTGCTTTGTTCCCCCACTTCCTTACTTCCTAGAACTACAACATGCTCCAGGCCCAATGTGTATTTTCCCTGCCTCAGTTCTAGAATCAGCCGTatctccaaagagccctggttcattttagtggagaatggtatttagaaaccaagatgtgGGCACTAAGTGTGCTTGTTGCTATCGAGGCATTGATGCCTCTAGGCTTTCTCAGTGGACAGAACTAggaaatgtgtgtatgtatacaatcCGTGCATCATACAGATCTATATTTACTTCTGTATGTATCTGATTACTCAAGtaaacatgaaaagaattaaaactaaaaaaaaataaattccagttcATACTAATGTCTCCAATTCTAATCTAGTATCACAGGATTCTACCCTTCCCTCCTTGCTTGTCTAtaacttctttctcccacagcaagaaACCTGGCTCCATTGTCTACCACTTACTTCCTTAATTGTTCGATCTTAGTATACATGTGAAGTTGTTTAAGAATTGCTTACTAGAACCCCTGTGAGAAACAAATTTAGCATCTAGATTACACTGTTTATGTacagttctttttgtctttaattttataGTTCCAGCTGGAACATAGTTTTCCAAGTTACATAGgtcatttccattttctcccttaCAGTGAGGCTGTCGGAGTAATCCTTTTAAACCAAAAACCACTGCATGTCATTTCCTTTTACAAAGCCCCTTCATTGGCTTCTTGTCATTCTTAGCATCCAGAATTCCTAACACGACCTAAAATTGCTCGTGATCTGTCCTTCGGCTGGTTCTCTGACCCCTCTTCCTGCCTCTTTTCCCCTGCTTATTCTACtgtagccacactggcctccctgcTCTTCTGGGAGTGCACGGATTCCTGACTCTCTTGCTCCACGACCTTTGTGATCATCTGCTCCTTCTGCATAAGATGTGCTTTTCACCTTGATATTCACATGGCTCATTCCCTAACTCCATGCACGTCTGCCCGCTCGTGCACATTCTCAGAGCAGCTCTCCATGACCACTGTATCTAAAACAGCATCCTTGGCTGCTCTTTCCCCTAGtctgctttacttttcttcatgGGACTCATCACTACTTCATATTACATtacatttttgtatgtttgtttttctcttctgtagGTTGTAAGATTCATGAGGCcagggattttgtctgttttgttcatgtcCATGTCTGTAGTGCCTGGAACTGAACCTTCTATGTGCCCAAACATTGAGCTCAgtgcacaaaataaaaatatgaataagtcATTTCCTCCCCTCCAGCTGCTCAGTGCATTTATCTCTTCCTGCATTCTGTAGTTTTATGTACCTATTTTATTTCTCCAATTAAGAGTTTTACCTCTTACTGGTTATGTGATCTTGGAAGATTATTCAAactgtctgttctggtttgctaatgctgccattatgcaaaataccagaaatggattgattttataaagggggtttacttggttacagattttcagtctgaaggccatgaacatgtccaaattaaggcatcaacaagagtataccttcaccaaaggaaggctaatggtgtctggaaaacctctgttagctgggaaggcacgtggctggcatctgctgatcccaggttgtgttacagatcctctctcagctcctgtgcattcttcaaatgttGCTATTGGGGCATTATGTCTTCttgtagcttctctggagctaactctgggctagcatctccaaagtttcagcaaaagtctgctatcagcggccgtctccaaaatgtctctctaagctgctctccaaaatgtctctctgagctgctctgaggtccttctgtttgtgagctcttttataggactccagtgattaaatcaagacccgcCCAGAATgagcggggtccatatctccacggaaataattcaAACAGTTCACTCACacttgattgagtcatatctccaagaaaacaatcaaaggattccaatccaatcaacactaatatgtctgccccaagattgcatcaaagaacatggcattttgggggacataatacatccaaaccggcacacagtcTGTACCTCAGTtgattttatctgtaaaataaggataatagaCTAGAGTTGTTTTGATGATTGAtcaaataatacattaaaaaaactcatagaagaaGGGTACCTGGCACATACTCGGTAAATATTagctttcactttttattttagaactttagtaagtatttgttgaataaagtaATACTTTTGAACAGTCCTCATAGAATCTAGCaatcttgaataaatgaataccttTGTACATCTCTCACAGAACCCAGCACAGTACTTTAATAAATACTGCAAAGAACTAAAAACAGTTCACCTTGTACAGATTTAGCTTATTGAAGGCCAGTCTCCTCAAAATAGCAACTACATTATCATAAAAGTCTTTTGTAACAGATTCTCATGCTTTCTGTCAGCCCTGTCTGCATGCATCAGGGTACTTTAGTCTGAAAtttcattttacaattaaaaaattataatccttttttctctttctctgtctctgtctctctcagtaTGCACAGATCTTAAAGGAAAGACTAAGAGACTCAATACATGATGTTCAGTATGTAGAGCCTCCATTTGACGACTCAATTGCTGATATAGGTAAAGAATGGAAGAGTGCCCTGGCAAAATTAAAGTTTGCTAATTCATATAGAATGGAGCCATTGAAGAAATTCCAAGCTCATACAGTAGAAATAAAAGTCCAGCAGATATTAAAGGTAGGTTTATAGGTATTTCCTAAAATATATGATGTATACAAATGAGATACATATATGATTTTGGCTCTGGGGTTTGACCAACTGTATAGATTTATAAGTACAAATACCCCAATTTTTTGTAGCATTTATCTCTGAAAATCTCAAAGTACATTCTAGTCATTACTCAGTAATCTTCACATGGATGTTATGAGCTAGATTAAATGGAGTTTTGTTGTTTCATTCAAGTCCTCATTAACCATAAGTTATTTATCCCTCAAGTCTCATGCTTCTCCCATATTTggaggaataaataaaaacatatttgtataaaaAATGGGTTCCCGGCTAAAAAAGCAAATCTTTAAAACACATAGGCTGTTTTCTTCTTTAAGCTGACTGGAGTCTAATGATCAGTTAAGATAGTTGTTTGAAATTCAACATGTTTGCAGAGAAGAGCATGTTCAATTTTGCAAAACTGTAATACTCAAATCCTAATACTAATACTAATAGTAGTTATACTAGGTTTGGGATTGGGAGGGTACATTGTTCATTGTTTTCACTATTCTCCTAATAAGAaccaaattaaacatttttttaattataggaaGTTTGTTGGGGTGGGGCCTCCTTTTGTGAATCCCCCTTTCACCTATGGGCCCTAGATCTAGGCACCAGGCACTCAGAAGTTTCCTGATGGCCAGATTCCTTTTTTGCTACTGCACCCAGACTAATATCCATTCCAGAAGTGTTCCGTGTTTAAAAAttacccacccctccccccacacccctACCCTGCAGGTTTAAAAGATGCATCACTTCAGTAACAACTGATCTGAGCTAGTGATTGGGAAGAAAGcatatattcaatttattttgtatgaattATTAATACCCCTTTAAACGTACCAAAATTAATTCTTTACTGAGAACCTCTATTAATACAAATTATATTCCGATTGGCATAACAAGTGAGGGAAGAAAtctaagaaaggaaagaaatgtggGGCTAGGGGTTTACCAGTTAGGTAGATCCCAATCCTACCAGTATTGATTCTCTCAGCCATTCTGGTCTTCACagccttttcttttcctatctttctagACTTACAGATTCTATAAATGTCCCTAAGTTTTTCAGAACCTCTCAGGGAAGAGTTAGTTGGGGAGCTGGGTAGGAGAATGGGTGGGGTGAAAGAGAAGACTATCTGATTATTAGGTGGAAACTGCTTGCACATGGTTTTCAAATTACCTTTGTTTTGGAATTCTTCATTACTATTCATTCACTTCAATtcccaaaatatttgttttctgtaataTTGGGGATAATAGCccctatttttttatatataaattaaaatagcaTTGTGAAACTTTGGCAGGCAGATAAAACTGTCTGCAGTTTTATTTGTGTGATTACCAATATAAAGCAGGAGTTTACATTAGATCTtggtttaaacaaacaaaaaattaaaagtttttcttgggacaattggggaaatttgaatgTAAATGTGAATAATACTAGACATTAATAATTTTATGGAATTATTGCTAATTTTCTTGGTGTGGTTATGTATTGGGATTTGGTAAGACATTGCCCTTATTAGGAAagcatgctgaagtatttaaatGTGATGGATCCATGATACACTGTTTTTCAAATGGTATACCAAAAAAATGTATGTTTATGTAGAGATAAAGCAAATAAGGcaaaatattcataattattGAATTTAGGTAGAGAGTATGCATGTGTTTGCTACAttatttgtgatggttaagttcatgtatcattatttgtgatggttaggttacagtgtccagttgtttggtcaagcaagcactggcctgattgttactgtaaggtattttgtagatggatttacaTCTATaaacagttgattgcatctacggcccgttgcatctacaaccaacaatggagattgccctcagcaatgtggggagtctcctcatcccaTTAGCTCGAGGTCTTacaagccagaactgaggatttcagcagtcaaaaagaagaatttctgcctctgctttacccagccagtttctcctggagaattcagcTTCACCTCCattagagtttccagcttgctgcCTGTCCTAGGGAATTTACACATGCCAGATTTATGAATCACCTTCATTGATGTTTCCAGCTCGTGGCCTGCCAAATGGAATTTTGACTTGTGAGCCGTTATGGTtgtgtaagccaattcctataataaatctaatatttgtatatgtgtgtgtgcatctatatctatagatacatatatatggatatatctgtatattgtgtgtgtgtgtgtatcctatcagttctgtttctctggagaaccctaatacactagtttttcaacttttctttatttttaaaaatgttcctaaTAAAAagttgaggaaaaataaaatgcccaGAAATTTCCATCATAAAAAGAGTTTAAGCGTTGACTTTAATCACTTAAACACATTTTCTCATACTGATAGATTATGGATACAAAATCTTCTTATGAGAAGAATAATATATAGGGACCAAAGAAAATTTAGGGGAACCCCCTTCAACCTCCCATAGACATACCTTCCCACCTACCATAGacataatttatatttctaagatGAACTAACAGTTACCAGATATTTCACAAAGATTACAAACTATACTGAGTCTCCATTGCAGCAGGGTGGGGAAACATAAACGCCGACTCTTCTCTGTATCTTATGCCCCATGGTTTATTGAAATTAAGAAATTCAACTCAATTTAATATAATACAGTAATTATTGGTTACCTGCTTCTCTGATTTAAACACTAGTAGCAAATGTTTGGGGTGTGAGAAAATACATATTGGTGTGTCTCTCACTCAGCCCTACCACATAGACGGAATTCAAATTATTGACTATAAGTAGGATTTCAAGTTGTATTTACATAATGATAATTTATGGAGCTGCATTGAGCATTATGGGGCCTGGAACAgcttattgaatatgtggttggATGGCTAGGGATCATAAAAGGGCAAGGATTTTCCCTTGGGGTTCAGGTAATATTTAACAGTTTTAGACACAGGAATACTATGTATTAATGGAACTTATAGATATCTTCCTATAGTGAGggcttattattttttcaaaaaggagTGTTAACATACATATGGCCTAGGATCTGTTAGACAAACCAGAGGaatgtggggatgggggtggggggggggtataAGGACAAAAGGGAGGATGGTTGACCAGAGGAAGACCTTACCCTGACTTGGGGAACATGGAAATTATACTCTATGACctattcattttaaatgaaaagccATCAAGGCTTTACTTGGGGACTCAGGGCAACTTCATACTTGAAAAAAAGTAAGAGTCTGGGTATGTCCAAGCACCTCCTGAAGGGTGGGAGGCCCAAGAGGCCTGCAGCCCTAAGGGAGAGAAATACACTAGGTGCTTCTGGGTGTGAATGAGGAGGAGGAACAGGGTTAGAGAATTAGAGCCTAAAAGGTGTGCTGGGGGGATGGGGATAAAAGGACTTTGGAAAATCTGGAAGTAGCTAGGATAATCCCTGGGGATTGAAGAATTTAGTTATTTTCTATCCAGTCTTCAGCAttcttaaaattatgtatttaggACTCTTACCAATTCATACCTGGTAATAGCCAACCAAAGATAAACATGCCCCATTTTACTGCCTTTTAAAATACCAGGGAACCAACCAAAGTTCTCAACTACAATTTTTGCTGTAGATAGCCCAAGGGCTGCCATTTTTAGCACTGATTTAAGGAAACCTCAACCAGGTCCCCTTAAGGTCAAGGTTATGGTCAGTGCTTGGAGCTGGGGAGGTTCTTAGACAAGCAGTGGATTGAGTTTGTCTTCAGAGAAGAATGAGCTTGATCTTGACTCAGATCCACAAGGGAGAATAGATGCTACTACGTGTTAAGAATATAGATCCAAGGCCAACTGTCTCAGGCAAATAGATGCTTCTGGACCCAGTTTTAGATCCAGAAGAATCCTTGAAGCTGttagaaggggagggagggaaggatggaaggaagataATTTCTATAGTTTTACATACCGATGAAATTAGGTGGTGGGAGGAGTCCATTTGTTATCACTAGAATCAAGAGcatttgttaatttattattGGTATGCATACATCAAATCAATTAATTAAAGGCATATGTTTTCTGCTCTCCTAGGGGGCCTATTTTGCTCATGATTTGCAGGATGTGATAATGCTTTCTGGCCTGTAAGCCAAGTCGGTCTCCtttaaattaattcattaaaatgtgGTTAAAAATCTTTGATTTTCTTTGCATTCTCCTGGTGGCCCAAGTACAAAAGCAGTAGGGAGAGTGGCCTTAGGGGAAGGTTGGACAGAAGAAGTGGCTTTAATTAAGAATGAGGAAGATGATAATAATGTAATGACAGCCTCTGTGGTCAAGGAACCTTAGCTTTAGGAAAACCCATATCTAAATTATAGCAAATACATAAATTCAAAAAGGGTTATTTTCGTTACCTAAGGATTTCCAGAAGTCGTCTTTGAAAATTCCCTTTGTATCTGCGTAATAACTGCTTGGCAGCTTAATTATTAGTAACGAAGAACAACTGAACataattcaaaaatcaatatattttctttaaaattgttattGAAATAAACTGTTaagaataaaattcatttaaGTTTGTTTGGTACTAATATGTGTATTTTGTAAGTAAGATATATGCATTATTTAGACATGTTCTCTacctgaatttttttattgaaaatattttgtttgaaaattaaaatatttttcttaatttttttaaaggaaagtctTAAAGATGTCAAATATGATGAGAAAGTCTTCTCTCATTTGTCGCTTGAATTGGCAGACCGTATACTGTTGGCAATCAAAGAATTTGGATTCCACCGTTAtaagtttattataaaaatattatttattcaaaaGACTGGCCAGGCAATAAATGTAAGTACCACACTGATGGCGCATCTATCATTTAGAATGTAAGATCTCTCTTCCCTCATGATTGGATATTTCTTGTGAAGACTTCAAGGCATGACTCTGAGGTGCCTTTGGAATAAAAGGATAGTTttgctaaatatattttattttacggTAAATTATCTGCAAAGGACTAACCTTAAAAATGGcaattttctatttataatatattaaattCCATTGGATATCCTGTTCCCTGGTCATACCAGTTTTAATGGTAACTTAACCAATAAACTTATTTTCACCACTAATGGTGTTAGGTActgagaaaaatacaaagaattatAAGACCTTTACCATGATTCCTAAGGAGTTTTTATTTAGTCAATTAAAGGAGCATGATCTAGAGTTTAGGGATCTAAAATAATAAGGCTGTTTGTTAACAGCCTGGGTTTGGAGCCAGATAtataaaatagtgataataaaaGCTGCTTCCTCAAgttgtgaggattcagtgagaatatctttttaaaaacccttAACATACTCACAAGCACAGAGCCCTCAATAAAGAGTAGGGTTATTATCAtccttatttacaaataaaaatacaatactacTAGTTTATATAAGTGTCTAGTGAGTCGACAGAGAGTGTATGAGAgttgggaagaaaagagagaaaaacctgTATTTGCAGCAATCTGTGAAGGCTTCGTAGAAGTGAACTAAATACTGAAGTGCAGGCAGGAGGATTTGGACAGGTGGGGAGGTGCTGGGGATTCAAGGCAGAGGCCATCCCGGCTCTCGTGAGGCCTACATTCTAATTAGAGAAAAAAGTTACTACATGCAAACAAATTGAAGTATGAGGAAGAATTTTAGATGGTGATAAGTATTCTATATAGAAAATTGAGGTCGGGTGATGTGATAGATTGACGGAGTGACTACTTGAGATTGTCTAGAGGTAGGAAAAATCCCTCTGAGGTCTGAATGACAAGAAGGAACCAGCTGTGTTAAAAATCACGGAGAAGAACCTTCAAAGTAGAGAAAACATCTAGTATGAGGATTCTAAGGAAAGAATGAACCCTTCCTATTTGGTTTATAACAAGTGTAGTTGGGCCACATTTAGCTAGTGGAGAGCAGTATGATACAGAGTGGGGGGAGTGTATCAGCTATTATTACTGCACAACAAACGGCCCCAAAtgtagtagcttaaaacaacagccatTTATTTGCTCACCATTCAGTGGATCAGCTTAGCTTAGATCAGCTGTGGTTTTTTTACTGGTTCATCTGGGGCTTCAACTGGGGCTGGAGGTCTGAGATGGCCTTACCAGTCTGATggtggtgctggctgttggctggggcACCTTGGTCCTGCACCTGGTCTATCATCCTCCAGTAGACTAAATGGGTTTCCGCACATGGTGATTTCAGACAGAAGCTCCAGGGCCTTCGAAGGCATTGCTTGGAAGGTGCACAACATCACATGCTATTGGTTAGAGCACAGGCCAGCTCATATTCAGAGGGTGGGACAATACTCACCTATTGATGGGAGAAGCTGCTAAGAGTTCGTGGCCTCTAAATCCACCACAGAGATGTAGGTAGTAGTCAGATCATGTGCGGCTCTGTAAGCCAAGCAAAGGAGATAGGATTTCATGTAGCAGCCTACTTGTATAATTAATGTCATTTCTTCAGTTCATGACAAGGTTCTAACAAATTTTGGGTTGAAAATCTTTTAAGGGTGGGAAGAATAATTCCTTATAATGAACTATAACAAAGTGTAATACTCTATGAGGTGCTGTTACACCCAAATTGCAGAACCGATGTCTATTCCTGCCCCTGGGGGCACTCTCTGCTAGTTTAGTTCTCTCGGAGATTACCATCAGCCTCCAGATTAAAGACATGATTGACTGAGGCAGCAACGCTATTGAGTttttccctgaaaggaaaaatcGGACAAATTCCTTTTGGAAAATATAACTTTGTAATATACCAatgcatcttttttaaaaaataaaacttaaagttGATTTAAATTTATTACCTAAAATATTCAATCTAAAGTTgttctttaaaacatttctttcacAGGTTGCCAGCAGATGGATCTGGGATGTTGCCTGGGACAGCTGGGTTGCAGCTAAACATGAAACTGAAACTTACGTTGCACTGGCCTTGGTATTTGCTCTTTATTGTGAATAGTGTGTTACATGTACTTAAGAGTGTTTGCTTAAGAACTAGTCAAAAAGACGTGAGCCTCTTAGTAGTTTTAAGTACTTTTTTAAATCACCAATTGAAGCTTCCTAATTGTATTCTTTTAACAACAAACAAGTAAAAGCTAGATATTTACTTTTATACTTTGTAGTTTCTGCATTCATTAACATTCAATTGCCCCAAAGCTTATAAATAAGAATTCTTATAGTGGATTATAATACAGGAAAATATCTATCTTTCTCCTCAGATTTAAGAA harbors:
- the DYNLT2 gene encoding tctex1 domain-containing protein 3, whose protein sequence is MDKRGRGAKMSSPQNTQNPSNSQTPPTTAKKERRPSMFDKESYAQILKERLRDSIHDVQYVEPPFDDSIADIGKEWKSALAKLKFANSYRMEPLKKFQAHTVEIKVQQILKESLKDVKYDEKVFSHLSLELADRILLAIKEFGFHRYKFIIKILFIQKTGQAINVASRWIWDVAWDSWVAAKHETETYVALALVFALYCE